A portion of the Stigmatella aurantiaca DW4/3-1 genome contains these proteins:
- a CDS encoding superoxide dismutase has protein sequence MPFMLPELPYPKDALAPHMSAETLDYHHGKHHATYVNKLNELLAGKPEADKSLVDIILSSDGPVFNNAAQVWNHTFFWHCMKPSGGGAPAGELADAINRDFGSYDNFKKAFSEAATTQFGSGWAWLVQDGSKLAVMKTANADLPMKHGKKALLTIDVWEHAYYIDYRNARPKFIETFLTSLVNWDFVAGNLKNP, from the coding sequence ATGCCGTTTATGTTGCCCGAGCTCCCGTACCCGAAGGACGCGCTGGCCCCGCACATGAGCGCGGAGACGCTGGATTACCACCATGGCAAGCACCACGCGACGTATGTGAACAAGCTGAACGAGCTGCTCGCGGGCAAGCCCGAGGCGGACAAGTCCCTGGTGGACATCATCCTGAGCAGCGATGGACCCGTGTTCAACAACGCGGCCCAGGTGTGGAACCACACCTTCTTCTGGCACTGCATGAAGCCCAGCGGCGGAGGCGCGCCGGCGGGGGAGCTGGCGGACGCCATCAACCGGGACTTCGGCTCCTACGACAACTTCAAGAAGGCGTTCTCCGAAGCCGCCACGACGCAGTTCGGCTCCGGCTGGGCGTGGCTGGTGCAGGACGGCAGCAAGCTGGCCGTGATGAAGACGGCCAACGCGGACCTGCCGATGAAGCACGGCAAGAAGGCACTCCTCACCATCGACGTCTGGGAGCACGCCTACTACATCGACTACCGCAACGCGCGTCCCAAGTTCATCGAGACGTTCCTCACGAGCCTGGTGAACTGGGACTTCGTGGCTGGAAACCTCAAGAACCCCTGA